In Cicer arietinum cultivar CDC Frontier isolate Library 1 chromosome 1, Cicar.CDCFrontier_v2.0, whole genome shotgun sequence, one DNA window encodes the following:
- the LOC101503895 gene encoding uncharacterized protein yields MAAETETENAHSNTETVTKAVDSLLKWRTSRLETEKPKLFDQDEEFVYLVLTLKKIPQNGRVNPHKVPIPHSLLSESSELCLIIDDRANKPERITKDDAQKKIKSELIPISKVLKLSKLASDYRPFEAKRKLCNSYDLFFAEKTIVPLLPRLLGKQFFKKRKVPVQIDLQKKNWKEQVEKACSSALMFLRTGTCSVLRVAKLSMERDEIVENVVAAMDGVVEVFPKKWGVVRSFHVKLLDSVSLPVYQSVPDVRLKIEGVKDVEEALEKSEKKKVRDGKKGGKKGAAKGRIHEIKYMDGMSEDGMSEGHDDVDGDVDSDDVVVGGGDKVDDENGEIESGGLVNKKRKKGVKGKKGGDSSELGSVKSLKDSAKRKKKLSVEDEGSDKKKKKVSAVKAKEEGLVNTSGKKEGSAKKKKEVLAVKAAEGDLIKKGEKKLPVKDEGSNKKEKKVLAVKSPKEGLIKKGEKRLSAKDEGSDKKKKKTGRSERR; encoded by the coding sequence ATGGCGGCAGAAACCGAAACCGAAAACGCCCACTCAAACACAGAGACAGTAACAAAAGCTGTTGATTCTCTTCTCAAATGGCGAACGTCCCGATTAGAAACCGAAAAACCTAAACTCTTCGACCAAGACGAAGAATTCGTCTACCTCGTACTAACCCTAAAGAAGATTCCACAAAATGGCCGCGTTAACCCTCACAAGGTACCAATCCCTCATTCTCTTCTCTCTGAATCTTCCGAACTCTGTCTCATCATCGACGACAGAGCCAACAAGCCAGAACGTATAACCAAAGACGATGCTCAGAAGAAGATTAAATCGGAATTGATTCCTATCTCGAAAGTTCTCAAGCTTTCGAAACTCGCTTCTGATTACCGCCCGTTTGAGGCGAAGCGAAAGCTCTGCAACTCCTATGATTTATTCTTTGCTGAAAAGACCATTGTACCATTGCTGCCACGTCTGCTTGGGAAGCAGTTTTTTAAGAAGAGGAAGGTTCCGGTGCAGATTGATTTGCAGAAGAAGAATTGGAAGGAGCAGGTTGAAAAGGCTTGTTCTTCTGCTTTGATGTTTTTGAGGACTGGTACTTGTAGTGTTCTTAGGGTTGCTAAGTTGAGTATGGAGAGGGATGAGATTGTTGAAAATGTGGTTGCTGCGATGGACGGTGTTGTTGAGGTTTTTCCTAAGAAGTGGGGTGTTGTTAGGTCTTTTCATGTTAAGCTGTTGGATTCTGTTTCATTGCCTGTTTATCAGTCTGTTCCTGATGTTAGGTTGAAAATTGAGGGTGTTAAGGATGTGGAGGAAGCTTTGGAGAAGAGCGAGAAGAAGAAGGTTCGTGATGGGAAAAAAGGTGGGAAGAAGGGTGCGGCAAAAGGGAGGATTCATGAAATTAAGTATATGGATGGAATGAGTGAGGATGGAATGAGTGAGGGTCATGATGATGTTGATGGTGATGTTGATAGTGATGATGTTGTTGTTGGTGGTGGTGATAAGGTTGATGATGAGAATGGTGAAATTGAGAGTGGAGGATTGGTTAATAAGAAGAGAAAGAAAGGTGTTAAAGGGAAGAAAGGAGGGGATTCTAGTGAATTGGGAAGTGTGAAATCATTGAAGGATTCTGCTAAGCGGAAGAAGAAATTATCAGTTGAGGATGAGGGTTCagacaagaagaagaagaaagtgtCGGCTGTGAAAGCTAAAGAAGAAGGTTTGGTCAATACGAGTGGAAAGAAGGAGGGGTCGGCCAAGAAGAAGAAAGAGGTGTTGGCTGTGAAAGCTGCCGAAGGAGATTTGATTAAGAAGGGTGAAAAGAAATTACCGGTGAAGGATGAGGGTTCGAACAAGAAGGAGAAAAAGGTGTTGGCTGTGAAATCTCCAAAAGAAGGTTTGATCAAGAAGGGTGAAAAGAGGTTATCGGCCAAGGATGagggttcggacaagaagaagaaaaagacaGGAAGGTCAGAGCGAAGGTAA